Proteins from one Catenuloplanes atrovinosus genomic window:
- a CDS encoding YcaO-like family protein → MAAVAELGLRVDCTAVLDGDPAVWTATLWRDDDPVPSGLGLGKGDSAAARVGAIFEALEHHLSGLRGLAGGGTTLRPASEIAGDATLRRDVALGLLGELPDGPVGCLPFRVVTSGAEVGVPLFLSVPDYLDEGADPLRESLGDHYDYAGVSRYSCNNGWAAGTDPVEAAVHALNETIERDALSLLLIDQFLGRRRSPLVLIDPGTLPDDLAALMSAAQTILGRRPHLIDMTTDLGVPAILAYLPAPDGEPARVRGCGASLSRHYAIARAVSELVQVHLASSLGDVHSAFAAMTPVRHDWTAPYPALHACYLSDFSTRLGGATLVPYRDTDAPGTAAGHFGALVDALSRRGLTPLRRDHYVTGNLAVVNVFVPGLERFMLVTDGQVVVPGERGMAVKNNGVRREPGTEGDRR, encoded by the coding sequence ATGGCGGCGGTGGCCGAACTGGGTCTCCGGGTGGACTGCACGGCGGTGCTCGACGGTGACCCCGCCGTGTGGACGGCGACGTTGTGGCGTGACGACGATCCGGTGCCCAGCGGGCTTGGGCTCGGCAAGGGAGATTCGGCGGCGGCGCGGGTCGGCGCGATCTTCGAGGCGCTGGAGCACCACCTCAGTGGGCTGCGGGGCCTCGCGGGCGGCGGGACGACGCTGCGCCCCGCGAGTGAGATCGCCGGCGACGCGACGCTGCGGCGCGACGTGGCGCTCGGCCTGCTCGGGGAACTGCCCGACGGGCCGGTGGGCTGCCTTCCGTTCCGCGTGGTGACCAGCGGCGCCGAGGTCGGCGTGCCGCTGTTCCTGTCCGTGCCGGACTACCTCGACGAGGGCGCCGACCCGCTGCGGGAGAGCCTGGGCGACCACTACGACTACGCCGGCGTGAGCCGGTACTCCTGCAACAACGGCTGGGCGGCGGGCACCGACCCGGTCGAGGCGGCGGTCCACGCGCTCAACGAGACCATCGAGCGGGACGCGCTCTCCCTGCTGCTGATCGACCAGTTCCTGGGGCGGCGCAGGTCCCCGCTCGTCCTCATCGACCCGGGTACGCTGCCGGACGACCTCGCGGCCCTGATGTCGGCGGCGCAGACCATCCTCGGCCGGCGGCCGCACCTGATCGACATGACCACCGACCTGGGCGTGCCGGCGATCCTCGCCTACCTTCCCGCGCCGGACGGCGAACCGGCCCGGGTCCGCGGCTGCGGCGCCTCGCTCTCCCGTCACTATGCGATCGCGCGGGCGGTGAGCGAGCTGGTCCAGGTGCACCTGGCGTCCTCGCTCGGCGACGTCCACTCCGCGTTCGCCGCCATGACGCCGGTCCGGCACGACTGGACGGCGCCGTATCCGGCGCTGCACGCCTGCTACCTGAGCGACTTCAGCACCCGGCTGGGCGGCGCCACCCTGGTGCCGTACCGGGACACGGACGCGCCGGGCACGGCCGCCGGCCACTTCGGCGCGCTCGTCGACGCCCTGTCCCGGCGCGGCCTCACACCGTTGCGGCGTGACCACTACGTCACCGGCAACCTGGCCGTGGTCAACGTCTTCGTCCCCGGCCTGGAGCGGTTCATGCTCGTCACCGACGGGCAGGTGGTGGTGCCGGGCGAGCGAGGCATGGCGGTCAAGAACAACGGCGTACGACGCGAGCCCGGCACCGAAGGTGACCGACGCTGA
- a CDS encoding outer membrane protein assembly factor BamB family protein: MKSSIRAVVALAATVVVAVGLTPGSALAAGQGWWPVPGFTPGNSGYNPAETTITAATVSGLDRDYSLLQDRFVTAPVVGGNRIYVAGWSGLHAYEEGTGQLLWSTVWDTRPVARETTSQLAIAGDRLISLRNHADGGSSLLQVFDLDGQPVARTERMPGTYTGMAVLGDTIVISAPDLSVTTAYRIECVVACELTPVWSTDATMARSVSANGRVLLAGTRDGRYRSEIRDIATGTVTWSLAGRAYQALAANDAGTRFYVSWWDTFQVLDVETGTVTLLGSNVFPQEVAITPTRIYTVYAGRITAFDATDGTQLWRRTFQDDFQKPAVAGGVLYLATAFGRTHVLDAETGDDLMSPLAWILDRPVVTDGKAYLTDTKGLHVYVV, translated from the coding sequence GTGAAATCCTCCATCAGGGCGGTGGTCGCGCTGGCGGCAACCGTGGTCGTGGCCGTGGGGCTGACGCCCGGCAGCGCGCTCGCGGCGGGCCAGGGCTGGTGGCCGGTTCCCGGCTTCACACCGGGTAACAGCGGCTACAACCCGGCCGAGACGACGATCACCGCCGCGACCGTCAGCGGCCTCGATCGGGATTACTCGCTGCTCCAGGACCGCTTCGTCACCGCGCCGGTGGTGGGCGGGAACCGGATCTACGTCGCCGGGTGGAGCGGGCTCCACGCGTACGAGGAGGGCACCGGTCAGCTGCTGTGGTCCACGGTCTGGGACACACGCCCGGTCGCCCGGGAGACCACCTCCCAACTGGCCATCGCCGGCGACCGGCTGATCTCTTTACGGAACCATGCGGACGGCGGCAGCAGCCTGCTCCAGGTCTTCGACCTCGACGGCCAGCCGGTGGCCCGGACCGAGCGCATGCCCGGCACCTACACCGGGATGGCCGTGCTCGGCGACACTATTGTGATCTCTGCGCCGGATCTGTCCGTCACTACCGCGTACCGGATCGAGTGCGTCGTGGCCTGCGAGCTGACGCCGGTCTGGTCCACGGACGCCACCATGGCCCGCTCGGTCAGCGCGAACGGGCGGGTGCTGCTCGCCGGCACCCGGGACGGCCGATACCGCAGCGAGATCCGCGACATCGCCACCGGCACGGTCACCTGGAGTCTCGCCGGACGTGCCTACCAGGCGCTGGCCGCGAACGACGCGGGGACGAGGTTCTACGTCTCCTGGTGGGACACCTTCCAGGTCCTGGACGTGGAGACCGGCACGGTGACCCTGCTGGGGTCGAACGTGTTCCCGCAGGAGGTGGCGATCACCCCGACGCGGATCTACACCGTGTACGCCGGCCGGATCACCGCGTTCGACGCCACCGACGGCACCCAGCTGTGGCGCCGCACGTTCCAGGACGACTTCCAGAAACCGGCCGTCGCCGGCGGCGTGCTCTACCTGGCGACCGCGTTCGGCCGGACGCACGTTCTGGACGCGGAGACCGGGGACGACCTCATGTCGCCGCTGGCGTGGATCCTCGATCGGCCGGTCGTCACCGACGGCAAGGCCTACCTGACCGACACCAAGGGTTTGCACGTCTACGTGGTCTGA
- a CDS encoding glycoside hydrolase family 16 protein, whose product MRTHQSWRGARRTISVVALAAVTLAFPASAASIAAADPQVQRYSSRALTVTSGVPVAGSTEGVLDGSGATTNPGWTAASSAGPIAVRRVTGVSGPFTAKTAMALSRTAAGPGTGGWAFALVPLRSPQTFFAVGKVYRMEAWVRDTRASGASIGMLLANGNYGHRPADAAVYGKYTDAAWHLITRTFVATAPGWADTSVYLGLPANGGFAFEVTGVSVKDFSAALPARTDTVPERVVSFAGGAGTSPSAADWNFETGGHGWGNNEVQTYTRSTDNAALTGTGKLAITARHQRVRGTDGVVRDFTSARLTTEGKVTVRAGSYVEAEIVAPVGAGVWPAFWTVGVNSRTVGWPAGGELDIFEGWGATPTLAHSAMHLAKAGAPKVDMPYGWGEAGGTTNLGESLDARPHRYGVYFDRNVVRFYIDRKPTMTVWAADAISAGRTWPFGGDQFLILNVAVATGTSPAMTTLPRTMTVGDIAIHEGGTPF is encoded by the coding sequence ATGCGCACCCACCAGTCCTGGCGCGGGGCGCGACGCACGATATCCGTCGTCGCGCTCGCCGCCGTCACACTCGCCTTTCCCGCGTCCGCGGCATCGATCGCGGCGGCGGATCCGCAGGTCCAGCGGTACAGCAGCCGCGCGCTCACCGTCACCTCCGGTGTCCCTGTCGCGGGCAGCACCGAGGGTGTGCTGGACGGCTCCGGCGCCACCACGAACCCCGGCTGGACCGCCGCCTCCAGCGCGGGCCCGATCGCGGTGCGCCGCGTCACCGGCGTCTCCGGCCCGTTCACCGCCAAGACCGCGATGGCGCTGTCGCGCACCGCGGCCGGCCCGGGCACGGGCGGTTGGGCGTTCGCCCTGGTGCCGCTGCGCAGCCCGCAGACGTTCTTCGCGGTCGGCAAGGTCTACCGGATGGAGGCGTGGGTGCGGGACACCCGTGCGTCCGGCGCCTCGATCGGCATGCTGCTGGCCAACGGCAACTACGGTCACCGGCCCGCCGACGCCGCGGTCTACGGCAAGTACACCGACGCGGCCTGGCACCTGATCACCCGTACCTTCGTGGCGACCGCGCCCGGCTGGGCGGACACCTCGGTCTACCTGGGCCTGCCGGCGAACGGTGGGTTCGCGTTCGAGGTGACCGGGGTGAGCGTCAAGGACTTCTCCGCGGCGCTGCCCGCGCGGACCGATACCGTCCCGGAGCGGGTGGTCTCCTTCGCCGGCGGGGCCGGCACGTCGCCGTCCGCCGCGGACTGGAACTTCGAGACCGGCGGGCACGGCTGGGGCAACAACGAGGTGCAGACCTACACGCGGAGCACGGACAACGCGGCGCTGACCGGCACCGGGAAGCTCGCGATCACCGCCCGGCATCAGCGGGTACGCGGTACGGACGGCGTCGTCCGCGACTTCACCAGCGCCCGCCTGACCACGGAGGGCAAGGTGACGGTCCGGGCCGGCTCGTACGTCGAGGCGGAGATCGTCGCCCCGGTCGGCGCCGGGGTGTGGCCCGCGTTCTGGACCGTCGGCGTGAACAGCCGCACCGTGGGCTGGCCGGCCGGCGGTGAGCTGGACATCTTCGAGGGCTGGGGTGCCACGCCCACGCTCGCGCACAGCGCCATGCACCTGGCCAAGGCCGGCGCGCCCAAGGTCGACATGCCCTACGGCTGGGGCGAGGCCGGCGGCACCACGAACCTCGGCGAGTCGCTGGACGCCCGCCCGCACCGGTACGGCGTGTACTTCGACCGCAACGTGGTCCGCTTCTACATCGACCGCAAGCCCACCATGACGGTCTGGGCCGCGGACGCGATCTCCGCCGGCCGCACCTGGCCGTTCGGCGGCGACCAGTTCCTCATCCTCAACGTGGCGGTAGCGACCGGCACCAGCCCGGCCATGACCACGCTGCCGAGGACCATGACGGTCGGCGACATCGCGATCCACGAGGGCGGCACGCCGTTCTGA
- a CDS encoding contact-dependent growth inhibition system immunity protein: MEEIHRLRRVPVGALTVEDLRLLVGQEVALGVVVPLAVRLLEDDPLAEGDLLEGDLLAAVLRVPAVFWSGRPDLAGRLRARPADAGESVVARVPQVEAFLERRW, from the coding sequence ATGGAAGAGATACATCGGCTGCGCCGGGTGCCGGTCGGCGCGCTGACGGTGGAGGATCTTCGGCTGCTGGTCGGCCAGGAGGTGGCGTTGGGGGTCGTGGTGCCGTTGGCGGTGCGGCTGCTGGAGGACGATCCGTTGGCGGAGGGTGATCTGTTGGAGGGCGATCTGTTGGCGGCGGTTCTGCGGGTGCCGGCCGTGTTCTGGTCCGGCCGTCCTGATCTGGCGGGACGGTTGCGGGCACGGCCGGCCGATGCTGGGGAGTCGGTGGTCGCGCGTGTGCCGCAGGTTGAGGCGTTTCTCGAGCGACGGTGGTGA
- a CDS encoding SCO2524 family protein: MRLRPEDEIRAIWRTVTRHCFRDGGFIWGDPRTGDSVNDAEQLLCILAPATELPSMLVDRPDATDPANLAALQLLGAPDEVPIRLARTMHEYLLRWRDERGDPVFSGGRYLPAAPGADLLDGYVISVRFSLAAIGFCKVLHSVRPDTLLPQIIRLASMRLTAAMVGLLRSFSVHFFDEESPAGHRLRALVHQQGRSEPAVLAELTHALQEIRVGVFDMLIGVNFTAESLASAPAMFDMGWTWGVISDAPQVETLPVTARQPAGIARDHPDPGLTLLAVEAITGLFSQRTRLLTLLDEEQNRLSRALQLRYDLARNYWSNVATFGDHRWPLERGPWTATDGSTGDRHTVAVAGLTAHNLRGRRGSPDVPLAYLLRACADIGRRHGVVRPPLDGPPAVRPRAGAELVPAPSPHRDDLVRGVGTVLPDLFAVLLHAAGLTDNGPLRRQYEDLADVLWEHVAPGAHLAPDWRHLLRVTDGLTHAVLVSDGGTVPFAAPLALAHQLMTEADELAAAIADDSGHRSRLQARLDHARRLTDRQPGTAVALLTQVILELVSLNPDT; the protein is encoded by the coding sequence ATGCGGCTGCGGCCTGAGGACGAGATACGGGCGATCTGGCGGACCGTCACCCGGCACTGTTTCCGCGACGGCGGCTTCATCTGGGGCGATCCGCGTACCGGCGACTCCGTCAACGACGCCGAGCAACTACTGTGCATCCTGGCGCCCGCTACCGAACTGCCGAGCATGTTGGTGGACCGGCCCGATGCCACCGACCCGGCGAACCTGGCCGCCCTCCAGTTGCTCGGGGCGCCGGACGAGGTGCCGATCCGGCTGGCCCGGACGATGCACGAGTACCTGCTGCGGTGGCGTGACGAACGCGGCGATCCCGTCTTCAGCGGCGGCCGATATCTGCCCGCCGCGCCCGGGGCCGACCTGCTCGACGGCTACGTGATCTCCGTGCGGTTCAGCCTCGCCGCGATCGGCTTCTGCAAGGTGCTGCACTCCGTCCGGCCGGACACGCTGCTTCCGCAGATCATCCGGCTCGCCTCCATGCGACTGACCGCCGCGATGGTGGGCCTGCTGCGGTCGTTCAGCGTCCACTTCTTCGACGAGGAGTCTCCGGCGGGGCACCGGTTGCGGGCACTCGTCCACCAGCAGGGCCGCTCCGAACCGGCCGTCCTCGCCGAACTGACGCACGCGCTCCAGGAGATTCGCGTCGGCGTGTTCGACATGTTGATCGGGGTCAACTTCACCGCGGAGAGCCTGGCATCGGCGCCCGCGATGTTCGACATGGGCTGGACCTGGGGTGTGATCAGCGATGCGCCGCAGGTCGAGACGCTGCCGGTCACCGCGCGCCAGCCGGCCGGGATCGCGCGGGACCACCCCGACCCCGGCCTCACCCTTCTGGCGGTCGAGGCGATCACCGGCCTGTTCTCCCAGCGAACGCGGCTGCTGACGCTGCTGGACGAGGAGCAGAACCGGCTGTCCCGTGCCCTGCAACTGCGGTATGACCTCGCCCGGAACTACTGGTCGAACGTCGCGACGTTCGGTGACCACCGATGGCCCCTCGAACGTGGACCATGGACGGCGACGGACGGCTCGACCGGTGACCGCCATACCGTCGCGGTGGCCGGGCTCACCGCCCACAATCTCCGTGGCCGGCGGGGCAGCCCCGACGTCCCGCTGGCCTATCTGCTGCGCGCGTGCGCGGACATCGGCCGCCGGCATGGCGTCGTTCGTCCCCCGCTGGACGGCCCGCCCGCCGTACGACCGCGGGCCGGTGCGGAGCTGGTGCCCGCGCCGTCCCCGCACCGGGACGATCTCGTCCGTGGCGTCGGCACCGTCCTGCCCGACCTGTTCGCGGTGCTCCTGCACGCCGCCGGACTCACCGACAACGGCCCGCTCCGCCGGCAGTACGAGGACCTCGCCGACGTGCTGTGGGAGCACGTCGCACCCGGCGCGCACCTCGCACCGGACTGGCGCCACCTGCTGCGGGTGACCGACGGCCTCACCCACGCCGTTCTGGTGTCCGACGGCGGCACCGTCCCGTTCGCGGCACCGCTCGCCCTCGCCCACCAGCTGATGACCGAGGCCGACGAACTCGCCGCCGCGATCGCCGATGACTCCGGTCACCGGTCCCGGCTACAGGCGCGACTCGACCACGCCCGCCGTCTCACGGACCGCCAGCCCGGCACGGCCGTCGCACTGCTCACCCAGGTCATCCTGGAGTTGGTCTCCCTCAACCCCGATACGTAG
- a CDS encoding AAA family ATPase, whose translation MSRWRSTGFGVFVLGTGMGLITNLITGDLDRWPRVLQPVATYSPAIGAALIVAVGAKAAWDVWGTGHRRPEWRDGNPYPGLVAYTSRWAAMFFGRGRETAELHSRVRDARGVTGRFVPVVGPSGSGKSSLVLAGLVPVLGDGCRVLPAFTPGNDATGELSVALGVELTEDARRALRAARAGERPPRLDAPLAALNRLRQGARRLLLVVDQLEEAVTQCVEDDRHAFLTVLEALLEHDPRLRVVATLRSDTVGQFQQGPGCGLFRDPVMVNVLGPREIRVVVEEPARLTGTRFDDGLIDEIVRDTGGGDALPLLNYLLSDLYQTAGRDRRVSWREYEASGGVAGAIARRADATARELGADALAECLHTLLRFVTLAAGGATRKRVPATALTERQREIVRAFVDARLLISDRTEGGPVMYDIAHEALLRQWPPLREHIQLHEDNLRRLTELAPLARAWRRSGRDTDYLISGSRLADALSWAREEQDVEAELREFLDAAERNQAGELERRADRTARQALAALPEAPDLARGLALAACTELACTPLAAYALEAATASGLLRTVSRTGGGALVAFGVGDRLFVAGGSDGLATVRWDGRLEVRSDTAGPGDGQATAIATDSDGRIALAGRSGEVCVVPPDGHARRFVAGTERLTAVAFTGGGRVAVAAVDGSIASFDESGRSLGVSASGHGPVYHLAAGPDGALAAACADGALAVWSAGGGAPAMVVRGHTDSVLAAAVAPDGRLASGSRDRRVLVRNPAGGLLAAHTCGGAVHAVAFDTRGTLAAGDDTGTVRVWSAGGTLLHVLTDGAGRPVRSLAFAEDGRLAAGYAGGVIREWDVRGRLVVHVSDTPAEQLSFDSTGRLLIDTPAADPAGALDGMDRLRGAHVSAVATDGRRFLAGTRTGLVQLHEPDGQERTIGAHDGCVRAAAIAADGRLATGDDEGTVIVRTADGQRLHIIAEPSGPVRALAFDAGGRLAVAAGDVVRIWPHGTRPDRLIGIAARYEGRALTRQERDTAQLPAGDAPGQGDEDAAAA comes from the coding sequence ATGAGCCGGTGGCGCAGCACCGGTTTCGGCGTGTTCGTCCTCGGCACCGGGATGGGTTTGATCACCAACCTGATCACCGGTGACCTCGACCGGTGGCCGCGGGTTCTGCAACCGGTCGCGACGTACTCGCCCGCGATCGGTGCCGCCCTCATCGTCGCCGTCGGGGCGAAGGCCGCGTGGGATGTGTGGGGGACCGGACATCGCCGTCCCGAGTGGCGCGACGGCAACCCCTATCCGGGCCTGGTCGCCTACACCTCGCGCTGGGCGGCGATGTTCTTCGGCCGGGGCCGCGAGACGGCCGAGTTGCACAGCCGGGTGCGTGACGCCCGCGGCGTGACCGGACGGTTCGTGCCCGTGGTCGGACCATCCGGATCCGGTAAGTCGTCCCTGGTGCTCGCCGGGCTGGTGCCGGTGCTCGGTGACGGATGCCGGGTGTTACCGGCGTTCACTCCCGGCAACGACGCGACCGGTGAGTTGTCCGTGGCGCTCGGCGTCGAGCTCACCGAGGACGCCCGGAGGGCGCTGCGAGCCGCACGAGCGGGGGAGCGGCCACCGCGGCTCGATGCGCCGCTGGCCGCACTGAACCGGCTTCGGCAGGGCGCTCGCCGCCTGCTGCTCGTCGTCGACCAACTCGAAGAGGCCGTCACCCAGTGCGTCGAGGACGACCGGCACGCCTTTCTCACGGTCCTGGAGGCGTTGCTCGAGCATGATCCGCGGTTGCGCGTGGTGGCGACGCTGCGGTCGGACACGGTCGGCCAGTTCCAGCAAGGCCCCGGTTGTGGCTTGTTCCGTGATCCGGTCATGGTCAACGTCCTTGGCCCACGCGAGATCCGGGTCGTGGTGGAGGAGCCGGCCCGGCTGACCGGGACCCGGTTCGACGACGGCCTCATCGATGAGATCGTGCGGGACACCGGCGGAGGCGACGCGCTGCCGTTGCTGAATTACCTGCTCAGCGACCTGTATCAGACCGCCGGCCGTGACCGGCGGGTGTCCTGGCGGGAGTACGAGGCCAGCGGCGGCGTGGCCGGTGCCATCGCACGGCGGGCCGACGCCACGGCCCGGGAACTCGGCGCGGACGCGCTCGCGGAGTGTCTGCACACGCTGCTGCGGTTCGTGACGCTGGCGGCCGGCGGCGCCACCCGCAAACGTGTACCCGCCACGGCGCTGACGGAGCGTCAGCGTGAGATCGTCCGGGCGTTCGTCGACGCGCGGCTGCTGATCAGTGATCGCACCGAGGGCGGTCCGGTCATGTACGACATCGCGCACGAGGCGCTGCTGCGCCAGTGGCCGCCGCTGCGCGAGCACATCCAGTTGCACGAGGACAACCTGCGGCGGCTCACCGAGCTGGCACCGCTCGCCCGGGCGTGGCGGCGTTCCGGCCGTGACACCGACTATCTCATCTCCGGTTCGCGGCTGGCTGACGCCCTGTCCTGGGCCCGCGAGGAGCAGGACGTCGAGGCGGAACTCCGGGAGTTCCTGGACGCGGCCGAGCGCAACCAGGCGGGTGAACTCGAACGGCGGGCCGACCGTACCGCCCGCCAGGCCCTGGCGGCCCTGCCCGAGGCGCCGGATCTGGCCCGCGGTCTCGCGCTGGCCGCCTGCACCGAACTCGCCTGCACCCCCCTCGCCGCCTACGCGCTCGAGGCGGCCACGGCCTCCGGCCTGCTGCGCACGGTGTCCAGGACAGGCGGCGGCGCGCTGGTCGCCTTCGGTGTCGGCGACCGGCTCTTCGTCGCCGGCGGCTCCGACGGCCTCGCCACCGTCCGGTGGGACGGCCGGCTGGAGGTGCGGTCCGATACCGCAGGGCCCGGCGACGGCCAGGCGACCGCGATCGCTACCGACTCCGACGGCCGCATCGCACTGGCCGGGCGCTCGGGTGAGGTGTGCGTCGTACCACCCGACGGCCACGCCCGGCGGTTCGTGGCGGGTACCGAACGGCTGACGGCCGTGGCGTTCACCGGCGGCGGGCGAGTCGCCGTCGCCGCGGTCGACGGCTCTATCGCGTCCTTCGACGAGTCCGGCCGCAGCCTCGGAGTGTCGGCCAGCGGGCACGGGCCGGTCTACCACCTGGCCGCCGGACCGGACGGTGCCCTCGCCGCGGCCTGCGCCGACGGCGCGCTCGCCGTGTGGTCCGCCGGCGGCGGCGCCCCGGCCATGGTCGTGCGCGGTCATACCGACAGCGTGCTCGCGGCCGCCGTAGCGCCGGACGGCCGGCTGGCCAGCGGCTCGCGAGATCGCCGCGTCCTCGTCCGGAATCCGGCGGGCGGACTGCTCGCCGCCCACACGTGCGGCGGGGCCGTACACGCGGTCGCGTTCGACACGCGCGGCACGCTCGCTGCCGGCGACGACACCGGCACCGTACGGGTCTGGTCGGCCGGCGGCACTCTGCTGCACGTGCTGACCGACGGTGCCGGCAGGCCGGTGCGCTCCCTGGCGTTCGCCGAAGACGGACGGCTCGCGGCGGGATACGCCGGCGGCGTCATCCGGGAATGGGACGTCCGCGGCCGGCTCGTCGTGCACGTGTCGGACACCCCGGCCGAGCAGCTGTCGTTCGACTCGACCGGGCGACTGCTCATCGACACCCCCGCCGCCGACCCGGCCGGCGCCCTCGACGGGATGGACCGGCTGCGTGGGGCGCACGTGAGCGCGGTGGCGACCGACGGCAGGCGGTTCCTCGCCGGCACCCGCACGGGCCTCGTACAACTGCATGAGCCGGACGGCCAGGAACGCACCATTGGCGCTCACGACGGTTGCGTCCGTGCCGCCGCCATCGCCGCAGACGGGCGGCTGGCCACCGGCGACGACGAGGGCACCGTGATCGTGCGGACCGCCGACGGGCAGCGGCTGCACATCATCGCCGAGCCGTCCGGCCCGGTCCGGGCGCTCGCCTTCGACGCCGGCGGACGTCTCGCCGTGGCCGCCGGTGACGTGGTGCGGATCTGGCCGCACGGCACGCGGCCGGACCGGCTCATCGGCATCGCGGCACGGTACGAGGGACGCGCACTGACCCGGCAGGAACGCGATACGGCGCAACTGCCGGCCGGCGACGCTCCAGGTCAGGGGGACGAGGATGCGGCTGCGGCCTGA